The nucleotide window GTGTTGCATTTTTAGGGATTATGCTTGATCCTGACAAGCTTTGTCCTGGGTTAAAAGAAGATCCTATAATCCAGGCAACTGGGTAAAGAATGATGGCAAACATAATCGCAATAACCGTATATGAAAGTGTCAGTCTGATGTATTTCTGTCTTTTTAAATTCATATTACATCATATCCTCTTCTTGGAATGATTTCGTTCTTCTAAATTGCCATAATGCGACCGAGATGACAAAGATCGATAGTAGTAATGTAATGGCCGCCGCCTTCGAATATTGAGCAGATGACATTGTTAAGCTATAAATCCATGAAATCAAGATGTCCGTGCCACCCGCATTCGTTCCTGACAGTGCAGGTCCGCCTCCATTAAAGAGGTAGATTACGTTGAAGTTATTAAAGTTAAACGTAAACTGCGTGATTAAAATAGGTGCTGTCGCAAATAGAACTAGTGGTAAAGTGATTCGCTTAAACTTCTGAAAGGCTGATGCCCCGTCAACTGTTGCAGCTTCGTATAATTCATTCGGAATGGATTGTAATACCCCTGTTGTCATCGCAAAAATGAACGGGAACCCTAGCCATGCTTGAATCGCTATTAGAGCTAAGCGTGTGTAGAGTGGCTCTGTCATCCAAGGAATTTCTCCCATACCGAGAAACCCAAGTATGTCCCGATTGATCGTTCCAAAGGATTCATTGAACATCCCTGCAAATACAAGGATTGAGACGAAGGCTGGAATGGCCCAAGGTAAGATAAAAACCGTTCGTATAATGGCTTTTCCTTTTAAATCCTTTTGATTGATGACAATAGCTAGAAAGATTCCTAATGATACTTGCAGAGTTGTTGCTCCGAAAGTCCAAACAAGTGTCCATGCTAATACATCAAAAAATGTTTTACGCCAAATTGGAATTTGGAATATTTGAACAAAATTTTGGAAACCAACCCAATCAACCAATTTTGCCGGTGGTGAATGGTATAAGTCATAGTTAGTAAACGCTAATAATACAACAAATATAATCGGAAATATAACAACAAAAATCAATAACAGAAATCCTGGCGAGATAATTAAGTATGGAAAGCCACTATCTACTAAATTTCGATATTGTTCACGAATCGTGCTCAATTTCTCACCACGATCTCTTTTCTCACCATTTTTGTAAGCATCATATAGATTGAAGCTATAGAATATGAGACCAAAGATAAGAATGATGATTGCTAATATTCCGTTTACCATTAAAAAGATTGAGTGATCACGTGGTGTTTGTTCACCTAATGTAAATATTCCCCATAGTCCCATGTTCAGTAAGTCATAAAACACATAGAAAAACGCAGCGGCTAGGATTAAGAATGATCCACCCTTTAAAGACTGCTTATTATACAACTGACCTAACCCAGGTATTACGGAAAGGGCTAAGGCTGTTTTTCGATGTTTGGTTTGATAGGATTCTTGAACCATCCTACATTCCCCTTTCTACTACATCATTTTTTAAGCTTAAAAAGCTTTTTCAAACAGAAATCATTTCTATCTCAAAAAGATTTTCAAGAAGATACATTTTAAGGAAAAGTGATAGCAGTACTTATCTAAAGTACCACTATCACTTTCAGTTAGTTAGAGTGGTTTGCTTCAATATTTTGCTTAATTTGATCTACTGCACCATCTGCAGCTGGTTTCGCCTCTTGTTTACCTGTTACAACCGTTTGTAGTGCGTCAGCCATTGCTCCCCAAACTTCTCCCATTTCAGGAATATTTGGCATTGGAACTGCATATTGAGATTGTTCAGCTACCGCTTTTGCACCTTCATTTTCAGCAATTGCTGGATCTTCAATAAGTGCTACGTTTGTTGGAACTTCGTTAGTTTGTTCAAAACGATATTTTGAGTTGTCATCTGAAGTGATGAATTCGACGAACTTCTGTGCCCACTCTTGATTTTCAGAATAGCCAGAAACATGCCATCCTTTAACACCCATAAATGTTTTCATATGTTCTCCGTTTGGAAGAGTTGGCATTGCAGACATACCGATATCTACACCAGCGTCTTTATATGAAGAGAAAGACCATGGTCCATTCATTACAGCAACCGCTTGTCCTTCTTGGAATAAAGCATCCATTGCTGCTCCGCCGTTTTCCCCAACGATACCACTTGGAAATAGGTTTTCATCATACCATTTTTGAATATAAGCAACACCTTCTACTGCACCATCGTTATTAAGACCTAGAGACTTAGGATCTAGTGCTCCATCAACGTTTTCAAATACATATCCGCCATATCCGCCAATTACACCATGAGCAAAATAGTAGTTATCCCAAAGAGCTAAGAATCCGAATTTTCCTTCTTCAGCTTTTTTAGAGATGTCATAAAGCTCGTCCATTGTAGCTGGAGCTTCTGGTAATAAAGCTTTGTTATAAACTAAAACAGGTGTTTCTGAAGATTTTGGTAATCCATAAAGAGCACCATCATATGTTTGCGCATCAATTGAGGATTCTGTGAAACGATCTAATACTTCTTGATCAACTTCTAGCCCTGCTACATGACCTGCAAGTGCCATTTCACCGATTTGATCATGAGGTAGAGTGAATACATCTGGGCCAGTGCCTGCAGGACCATCTAGACGAATTTGTTCTCTCAT belongs to Bacillus sp. 2205SS5-2 and includes:
- a CDS encoding carbohydrate ABC transporter permease, producing MVQESYQTKHRKTALALSVIPGLGQLYNKQSLKGGSFLILAAAFFYVFYDLLNMGLWGIFTLGEQTPRDHSIFLMVNGILAIIILIFGLIFYSFNLYDAYKNGEKRDRGEKLSTIREQYRNLVDSGFPYLIISPGFLLLIFVVIFPIIFVVLLAFTNYDLYHSPPAKLVDWVGFQNFVQIFQIPIWRKTFFDVLAWTLVWTFGATTLQVSLGIFLAIVINQKDLKGKAIIRTVFILPWAIPAFVSILVFAGMFNESFGTINRDILGFLGMGEIPWMTEPLYTRLALIAIQAWLGFPFIFAMTTGVLQSIPNELYEAATVDGASAFQKFKRITLPLVLFATAPILITQFTFNFNNFNVIYLFNGGGPALSGTNAGGTDILISWIYSLTMSSAQYSKAAAITLLLSIFVISVALWQFRRTKSFQEEDMM
- a CDS encoding extracellular solute-binding protein; this translates as MKKSLGLLMALLLVIGVLAACGPKDEEDTGSKNEDKTDATENDNKPEKLIVWEDQKKSGWLDKVAADFEEEYGIEVEFKEVEMASKMREQIRLDGPAGTGPDVFTLPHDQIGEMALAGHVAGLEVDQEVLDRFTESSIDAQTYDGALYGLPKSSETPVLVYNKALLPEAPATMDELYDISKKAEEGKFGFLALWDNYYFAHGVIGGYGGYVFENVDGALDPKSLGLNNDGAVEGVAYIQKWYDENLFPSGIVGENGGAAMDALFQEGQAVAVMNGPWSFSSYKDAGVDIGMSAMPTLPNGEHMKTFMGVKGWHVSGYSENQEWAQKFVEFITSDDNSKYRFEQTNEVPTNVALIEDPAIAENEGAKAVAEQSQYAVPMPNIPEMGEVWGAMADALQTVVTGKQEAKPAADGAVDQIKQNIEANHSN